The genomic stretch GACTGGCTCGCATCGAAGATCGCTGGGCTGGCACAGGACAACAGGGCGAGCGCTTTCGCGATCCGCATCACATCTATGCCGCCGATCTCGATTTATTTGGAGCGGGCAGCCTGTTTGAGCTCCTCTCCATCGCCCGCACGCGCATGGGCGAAGACACGCTGGCACAATGGCTCTTATCCCCGTCGACGGTGGACGCGATCCACGAGCGGCATGCGGCCATTCAGGAACTCCGCCCGCAACTCAATCTGCGCGAAGACCTCGCCGTGCTCAGCGAGGATTCCCGCGCCGGAGTTCATCCCGAAGCCCTGTTGCAGTGGGCGGAATCCCCGAATGGTCTGCCTCAGCAATGGTTGCGATGGCTCGCCCTCTTGCTCGCCCTTCTTGCTGTTGCCACGGCGGTTCTCTGGGCGGCATGGGATGTGAAGTCCCCATTCCTGGCCACCGTGGCGATAGAGGGCGGCATCCTCTTTGTCTTCCGCAAGCAGACCGAGGAAGCCCTGGCCGGTACGGAGCGCGAGTTTGAAGACCTCAACCTGCTCTCCACCCTGCTGGCCCGGCTCGAGCGCCAACATTTCGTTGCGGCAAGGCTGCAGACCCTCTCCGCAGCGCTGTCCTCCCATCATCTGGAAGGCTCGCGGGCGATCGCGCGATTGCGAAACATTGTGCAGTACATCGAGTCGCGGGAGAATTGGTTTCTCCGCATCCTGAATGTCCCGCTGATGTACTCGTTTCAGGCAGCCTACGCCGCCGAAACATGGCGGCGCGATCATGGGCACGCTGTCCGGACATGGCTCAGCGCCATTGGAGAGATGGAGGCCCTCCTCTCCTTGGCAGCCTTCAGTTACGAACACCCGGAGAATTCCTTCCCCGAACTCATCAGCGGGGCGGCATCCTTCCACGCGGAAGAGCTTGGCCATCCGCTGATACCCGCAGCGAAGTGTGTTCGCAATACGGTCAGTATTGTGGAGCCGGCACGTGCGCTCATCGTAAGCGGCTCCAATATGTCCGGGAAGAGCACTCTATTACGTGCCGTCGGTGTGAATACGGTGCTGGCTATGGCTGGCGCGCCCGTCCGCGCCAGACTCCTGCGACTGACACCGCTGCATGTCGGCGCCAGCATCGCCATTCACGATTCGCTGCAGGAGGGAAACTCACGCTTCTATACGGAGATCACCCGCCTGCGCCAGATCTATGACCTGGCGGAACAGCCTCCGCCCCTGCTCTTTCTGCTGGATGAACTGCTGCAGGGCACCAACTCCAGCGATCGCCGCATTGGAGCAGAAGGAATCGTTCGCGCGCTGATGGATCGTGGCGCCATCGGGTTGATCAGCACTCACGATCTCTCCCTGACCGAGATCGATATCTCGCAGGATCATCGCCTCCATAACGTGCATTTTCAGGATGAGATGGAAAATGGAAGGATGAAATTCGACTTCAAATTACGCGAAGGGGTAGTTACAAAGAGCAATGGGCTGGAACTGATGCGGTCCATCGGACTGAAAGTATAGAACCGGCTATCGGCCCTGCTCAGCCTCGTCCTTCGCCGCCCAGTAGCTGGTGCGCGCCACAACATGCGCACCGTAATCCTGCGCCAGCCGCACCCGCAACGTATGCAGACCGGGCGTGCGATCTGTCGGATGAAAACTCAACAGGTAGCGATTTCGAGCGTGCTTCGCCACCTCCGCGATGCTGTCCTGAAAGGCCTTCTCCCTGGTAAACGGCACATATTCGCCGCCACTCATCACCGCGATTTCTTTCGCAACGTTCTTTCGAACCGCAGCAATCGCCATCATCATCGGGGACAGGATGTTGATCGTGGAACCCGCGGCTCCCCCGCCCTTCACATCGTTCAGAACCTCCGCCTTCGCCGCGGAGTAGGTCACGCTAAGCACAAGCGTATTACTGGTGCCCAGGCGTTCGATGAGTTGCTGCGAATCCACATGCTTGCTGCCATGATCGCGCGATTCGCTGATCAACAGCAGGACGCGGCGGCGGTTGCTGGGTTGCTGTTCCAGCAGGTCGATACAGTAGCTGACCGTATCCAGAATTGCTGCCCCGCCATCTCCTGGCTGCAGGCGCTGCAGGTCCCTTCCGATTGCCTCCGTATCATCCGTGAAATCCGTAAGCAACTGGGGCTGGCTGTCAAAGGTAACCACGGCTGCCTCGCCACGCCCCTGCCCCAGGAACAGATCTACCAGCGGACCAATCCTGCTGATCTTCTGAAATTGCAGCAGACTGGTGCGGCCCTTCTCGATAGCAACTATCAACGACACCGGAGCCTGATCGAAGTCCTCGTCTACCTGAATCTTCTGCGGGACGCCATTGTCTTCGAGGATAAAATCATCGGGCTTCAGGGTATAGACCACATCGCCGGAGTGCATCTCCACCAGCGTCGGAACCAGCACGACCGAGGTATTCACGCGAAAGGTAGGGCTCTCCGGTTGAGCCAGGCAGGAGACAACACAAACTGCGGCAAGGAAGACGATTCCCCAAGCTCGCATAGCGCAGGCGCGCGAGGCTGCTCGACAACTCATCAGTCGGGCCTCTCGGCTCACAGCATCCTTATCTTGAAGGAGGGGAAATCTGAAGTGGTGCCGCATAGGGGTACGGTTCGGGATTGCAAAGAGTCACGCCCGCAATCTTCGCGTCTCCGCATCCATTTTATCGATCCAGTGCAGGAAACGCAGCAGCTCCCATTTCTGCTCCCACACAAATCCGGAAATCTCACGGAAGCCAAGCGTCTCCGCCTTCATGCCGGAGTAGGT from Acidisarcina sp. encodes the following:
- a CDS encoding VWA domain-containing protein, which translates into the protein MSCRAASRACAMRAWGIVFLAAVCVVSCLAQPESPTFRVNTSVVLVPTLVEMHSGDVVYTLKPDDFILEDNGVPQKIQVDEDFDQAPVSLIVAIEKGRTSLLQFQKISRIGPLVDLFLGQGRGEAAVVTFDSQPQLLTDFTDDTEAIGRDLQRLQPGDGGAAILDTVSYCIDLLEQQPSNRRRVLLLISESRDHGSKHVDSQQLIERLGTSNTLVLSVTYSAAKAEVLNDVKGGGAAGSTINILSPMMMAIAAVRKNVAKEIAVMSGGEYVPFTREKAFQDSIAEVAKHARNRYLLSFHPTDRTPGLHTLRVRLAQDYGAHVVARTSYWAAKDEAEQGR